A region from the Dryobates pubescens isolate bDryPub1 chromosome 39, bDryPub1.pri, whole genome shotgun sequence genome encodes:
- the MDH1 gene encoding malate dehydrogenase, cytoplasmic: MGEAIRVLVTGAAGQIAYSLLYSIAKGDVFGKDQPLVLVLLDITPMMTVLEGVVMELQDCALPLLREVIPTDKEEVAFKDLDVAILVGSMPRREGMERKDLLKANVKIFKSQGAALDKYAKKTVKVVVVGNPANTNCLIASKSAPSIPKENFSCLTRLDHNRAKSQIAMKLGVTANDVKNVIIWGNHSSTQYPDVNHAKVNLKGKEVGVYEAIKDDSWLKGDFILTVQQRGAAVIKARKLSSAMSAAKAICDHVRDIWFGTPAGEFVSMGVISDGNSYGVPEDLLYSFPVVIKDKTWKFVEGLPINDFSREKMDLTAKELTEEKETAVEFLSSA; encoded by the exons ATG GGTGAAGCCATCCGAGTGCTGGtgactggagctgctgggcagatcGCCTACTCGCTGCTCTACAGCATTGCCAAGGGAGATGTCTTCGGCAAGGACCAG cctcttgttcttgtgctgctggACATCACCCCCATGATgacagtgctggaaggtgtggtGATGGAGCTGCAGGACTGTGCTCTTCCACTGCTGAGAG aggtcATTCCAACAGACAAGGAGGAGGTGGCATTCAAAGACCTCGACGTGGCAATTCTGGTTGGCTCCATGCCCAGGAGGGAGGGCATGGAGAGGAAGGATTTGCTCAAAGCAAATGTGAAAATTTTCAAGTCTCAGGGTGCAGCCTTGGACAAGTATGCCAAAAAGACTGTCAAG GTTGTGGTAGTGGGGAATCCAGCAAATACCAACTGCCTGATTGCATCAAAGTCAGCCCCCTCGATACCAAAGGAGAACTTCAGCTGCTTAACTCGTTTGGATCACAACAGAGCCAAGTCTCAG ATTGCTATGAAGCTTGGTGTGACTGCTAATGATGTGAAGAATGTCATCATTTGGGGCAACCACTCCTCCACTCAGTACCCAGATGTTAACCATGCAAAGGTAAacctgaaaggaaaggaagttggagttTATGAAGCTATAAAAgatgacagctggctgaagggaGACTTTATCCTG ACCGTTCAGCAGCGTGGAGCAGCCGTGATCAAGGCTCGGAAGCTGTCCAGTGCCATGTCAGCTGCCAAAGCTATCTGTGATCACGTCAGGGACATCTGGTTTGGCACTCCCGCG GGGGAGTTTGTTTCCATGGGAGTCATTTCGGACGGCAATTCCTACGGTGTTCCTGAGGACCTGCTCTACTCCTTCCCTGTGGTGATCAAG GACAAGACCTGGAAGTTTGTGGAGGGTCTTCCCATTAATGATTTTTCTCGTGAGAAGATGGATCTGACTGCAAAGGAGCTGactgaagagaaggagactgctgTGGAGTTCCTCTCCAGTGCATGA